The following proteins come from a genomic window of Solwaraspora sp. WMMA2065:
- a CDS encoding cytochrome P450 encodes MTKALPAETQTPPAFPVPRECPFAPPERYAALRAAEPVSRVTLPTGKQPWIVTRYADVRALLADPRVSADIRHPNFPAMGIGEQEAGAKSRPFIRTDPPEHTRFRRMLQAEFTVKRIRDMRPTIQHTVDGLIDDMLDSGSPVDLVTAFANAVSTTTVLGLFGAPTDDIEFFRDVTRISGGRTSSAEEVSAALASMFRMLDGLITAREQAPGDDLLSKLVVDHLRAGVVTRHELLSAIGITIVAGRETTTSMIALGTLLLLRHPEQLARLRAEPELMPAAVEELLRLLSVADSIPLRVAAADINLDGTHIQAGDGIIALLAAADHDPEVFPDPQRLDFDRTNRHHVAFGYGVHQCIGQNLARLELEIAIGTLIRRIPNLRLAGEFDDLEFNNDAATFGIQAMQVTW; translated from the coding sequence ATGACCAAGGCTCTTCCCGCCGAGACCCAGACACCGCCGGCGTTTCCGGTACCGAGGGAGTGCCCCTTCGCTCCGCCGGAGCGCTACGCCGCACTACGCGCCGCCGAACCGGTGTCCCGGGTGACCCTGCCCACCGGCAAACAGCCGTGGATCGTCACTCGTTACGCCGACGTGCGGGCGTTGCTGGCCGACCCCCGGGTCAGCGCCGACATCCGGCATCCGAACTTTCCGGCGATGGGCATCGGTGAGCAGGAGGCCGGTGCGAAATCGCGGCCGTTCATCCGCACCGACCCGCCGGAGCACACCCGCTTCCGCCGGATGCTCCAGGCCGAGTTCACCGTCAAACGGATCCGGGACATGCGTCCGACGATCCAGCACACCGTCGACGGGCTCATCGACGACATGCTGGACAGCGGTTCGCCGGTGGATCTGGTCACCGCGTTTGCCAACGCGGTCTCCACGACGACCGTACTGGGCCTGTTCGGCGCGCCCACCGACGACATCGAGTTCTTCCGCGACGTGACCCGCATCTCCGGTGGACGCACCAGCAGCGCCGAGGAAGTCAGCGCCGCCCTCGCCAGCATGTTCCGGATGCTGGACGGGCTGATCACCGCCCGGGAGCAGGCACCCGGCGACGACCTGTTGTCCAAGCTGGTCGTCGACCACCTGCGGGCCGGTGTGGTGACCCGGCACGAGCTGCTCTCCGCGATCGGGATCACCATCGTCGCCGGAAGGGAGACCACCACCAGCATGATCGCGCTCGGCACTCTGCTGCTGCTGCGCCACCCCGAGCAGCTGGCCCGGCTGCGCGCCGAGCCCGAGCTGATGCCGGCGGCCGTCGAGGAGCTGCTGCGTCTCCTGTCCGTCGCCGACTCGATCCCGCTGCGCGTCGCCGCCGCCGACATCAACCTCGACGGGACGCACATCCAGGCGGGCGACGGCATCATCGCCCTGCTCGCCGCCGCCGACCACGACCCGGAGGTGTTCCCGGACCCGCAGCGGCTGGATTTCGACCGGACCAACCGGCACCACGTCGCCTTCGGCTACGGGGTGCACCAGTGCATCGGTCAGAATCTGGCCCGGCTGGAGCTGGAGATCGCCATCGGCACCCTGATCCGGCGCATCCCGAATCTACGGCTGGCCGGCGAGTTCGACGATCTCGAGTTCAACAACGACGCGGCGACGTTCGGCATCCAGGCGATGCAGGTGACCTGGTGA
- a CDS encoding Gfo/Idh/MocA family oxidoreductase yields the protein MSTPLRVLVCGTNFGRFYLRAVADLAPDLVLAGVLSRGGTASRALADEYGVPHHDNLDTVDADEIDIACVVVGSTISGGAGTDLARALLARGVHVLQEHPVHHDELVDCLRAARRHGVQYRVNAHYRHVEPVRRFLAAAARLRSREKLVFVDAASPVHVLHPFVDVLGAALGGLRPWRVDEAVAGGPLRSVTGQVGGVPLTLRVHHELDPADRDNHALFWHRISLGTRAGVLTLADTHGPVLWTPTLHADRDTDGRLVFTGGQLDQLGSAPLPGTAAGSQRDVFDRLWPEAVRRALRGFADAVRRSGDPLRSAQYDITACRIWSELAARLGPPDVVRPATPSRITIADLTEPTEGAAEPTDGSDAAEPYSPTAEFFDLAAAAHVATGSAPAVVAALAGTDTAAGPVVEIGAGTGLVTVALARAFPDLEILAHEPATGMRAVLTSRIYRDPDLRRRITVCAEPAPDLDLPDTISGAVVCGVAGHLDQPDRVRLWRRLAERLAPGGRIVVELMAIDRPLVLDPTRLSRVEVGAQRYEWWFSGEPDGPDRMRLRTTWRVSTEDGTAVREVADHYHWYTLTLADIAAESDMPLHDIPQAGTGGPPIGVLVPAPRTSTDQEGTSR from the coding sequence GTGAGTACACCGCTGCGGGTGCTGGTCTGCGGCACCAACTTCGGCCGGTTCTACCTGCGCGCGGTCGCCGACCTCGCACCCGACCTGGTCCTCGCCGGCGTGCTCAGCCGGGGCGGGACCGCCTCCCGGGCACTGGCCGACGAGTACGGGGTGCCCCACCACGACAACCTGGACACGGTCGACGCCGACGAGATCGACATCGCCTGCGTCGTCGTCGGCTCCACCATCTCCGGCGGAGCGGGCACCGACCTCGCCCGGGCGTTACTGGCCCGGGGCGTGCACGTGCTGCAGGAGCACCCGGTGCACCACGACGAACTTGTCGACTGCCTGCGGGCCGCGCGCCGCCACGGCGTGCAGTACCGGGTCAACGCCCACTACCGGCACGTCGAACCGGTCCGTCGGTTCCTCGCCGCAGCGGCCCGGCTCCGCTCCCGCGAGAAGCTGGTGTTCGTCGACGCCGCGAGCCCGGTGCACGTGCTGCATCCGTTCGTGGACGTGCTGGGTGCCGCGCTCGGCGGTCTGCGTCCGTGGCGCGTCGACGAGGCGGTCGCCGGCGGTCCGCTGCGGTCGGTCACCGGCCAGGTCGGCGGTGTGCCGCTGACCTTGCGGGTGCACCACGAGCTCGACCCGGCCGACCGCGACAACCATGCCCTGTTCTGGCACCGGATCAGTCTCGGCACCCGGGCCGGGGTGCTGACCCTGGCCGACACCCATGGACCGGTGCTGTGGACACCGACGCTGCACGCCGACCGGGACACCGACGGTCGGCTGGTCTTCACCGGCGGGCAGCTCGACCAGCTGGGCAGCGCGCCGCTGCCGGGCACCGCCGCCGGCAGCCAGCGCGACGTCTTCGACCGGCTCTGGCCGGAGGCGGTGCGGCGCGCGCTACGGGGGTTCGCGGACGCCGTGCGTCGTAGTGGCGATCCGCTGCGGTCCGCCCAGTACGACATCACCGCCTGCCGGATCTGGTCGGAGCTGGCGGCCCGGCTCGGCCCACCGGACGTGGTGCGACCGGCGACCCCGTCGCGGATCACCATCGCCGATCTCACCGAGCCCACCGAGGGAGCCGCTGAGCCGACCGACGGCAGCGACGCGGCGGAGCCGTACTCGCCGACCGCCGAGTTCTTCGACCTCGCCGCTGCCGCGCACGTCGCGACCGGCAGCGCTCCCGCGGTCGTCGCGGCACTGGCCGGGACCGACACCGCCGCCGGCCCGGTGGTCGAGATCGGTGCCGGGACCGGCCTGGTCACCGTCGCCCTCGCCCGGGCCTTCCCGGACCTGGAGATCCTCGCCCACGAACCGGCCACCGGCATGCGCGCCGTGCTGACCAGCCGGATCTACCGGGATCCCGACCTGCGCCGCCGGATCACCGTCTGCGCCGAACCCGCCCCGGACCTTGATCTGCCGGACACCATCAGCGGTGCCGTCGTCTGCGGAGTCGCCGGCCACCTCGACCAGCCCGACCGGGTACGCCTGTGGCGGCGGCTCGCCGAACGGTTGGCCCCCGGCGGACGGATCGTCGTCGAACTGATGGCCATCGACCGGCCGCTCGTGCTCGACCCCACCCGGCTGTCCCGCGTCGAGGTCGGCGCTCAGCGCTACGAGTGGTGGTTCTCCGGTGAACCCGACGGCCCGGACCGGATGCGCCTGCGCACGACATGGCGGGTGTCGACCGAGGACGGTACGGCCGTGCGCGAGGTCGCCGACCACTACCACTGGTACACCCTCACCCTCGCTGACATCGCCGCCGAGTCCGATATGCCGCTGCACGACATTCCACAGGCCGGCACCGGCGGACCGCCGATCGGCGTGCTCGTGCCGGCACCCCGGACCTCTACCGACCAGGAAGGAACGTCCCGATGA
- a CDS encoding alpha/beta fold hydrolase yields the protein MNTAIHGPWLRCYQRRPAAAVRLICFPHAGGGAGSFRAWDALLPPSVELVCVQYPGREDRFADPLVDDMDALTAPVADAVARLADRPYLVFGHSMGTAVAYETVQRLRRLGARQPQWLFVSGRPAPGEVVGGEVHRRDDDGLCAELNRLGGTHDEVLADPELRRAVLGYVRNDYRLIETYLPAPAAPLDCPVMVLRGDADPELDDGQAYSWGQLTSGRFDVRTFPGDHFYLVPQRRAVISAILSKIDPVLTRTPVAWPSMP from the coding sequence GTGAACACCGCGATCCACGGCCCGTGGCTGCGCTGCTACCAGCGGCGTCCGGCGGCCGCCGTACGGCTGATCTGCTTCCCGCACGCTGGCGGCGGTGCCGGCAGCTTCCGCGCATGGGACGCGCTGCTGCCTCCCTCGGTCGAGCTGGTCTGCGTGCAGTATCCGGGACGGGAGGACCGGTTCGCCGATCCGCTTGTCGACGACATGGACGCGCTGACGGCGCCGGTCGCCGACGCCGTGGCGCGCCTCGCCGACCGGCCCTACCTGGTCTTCGGTCACAGCATGGGTACGGCGGTGGCGTACGAGACGGTTCAGCGGCTGCGCCGCCTCGGCGCCCGGCAGCCACAGTGGCTGTTCGTCTCCGGCCGCCCCGCTCCGGGCGAGGTGGTCGGCGGCGAGGTGCACCGGCGTGACGACGACGGACTCTGCGCCGAGCTGAACCGGCTCGGCGGCACCCACGACGAGGTGCTGGCCGATCCGGAGCTGCGCCGGGCGGTGCTGGGCTACGTCCGCAACGACTACCGTCTCATCGAGACGTACCTGCCGGCGCCGGCGGCGCCGCTGGACTGCCCGGTCATGGTGCTGCGGGGCGATGCCGATCCGGAGCTCGACGACGGGCAGGCGTACAGCTGGGGCCAGCTGACCAGTGGCCGGTTCGACGTGCGGACGTTCCCCGGCGACCACTTCTACCTGGTGCCGCAGCGGCGCGCCGTCATCTCCGCCATCCTGAGCAAAATCGATCCGGTGCTGACCCGCACCCCGGTGGCCTGGCCCAGCATGCCGTGA
- a CDS encoding saccharopine dehydrogenase NADP-binding domain-containing protein, with the protein MIGVLGASGSVGQGAVAHLHRLGVGPLRLGARSGDPLRRVAADLPGAKIETVQVDVRDPAALADFCTGTSLVVNCAGPTYELKEAVAAAALAADAHCVDVAGDDPVHEALTGGGVPDSGRTVVLSAGTLPGLSSLLPRWLASTEFDDVGTLTAWVGGVEHCSPVVAIDMMLSLRSGGAAGAAYGEANAAWRGGAVRSRALRPAEEATVPQFTGSVAVQPFLSAETRRLARALRLRDVDWLNVYPGPQVRTLLAALPAAASVGADEADLARRMIRAAELDLAGRCPYYQMVFTMGGTRGGVPVERTAVLRATSSYRLTGLVGALAAVAVLDGDVPPGVHFAADVLDPAAAVAALRGSGEPLTVRLVDGDTADDTEEGTL; encoded by the coding sequence ATGATCGGTGTACTGGGGGCCTCCGGATCGGTCGGTCAGGGCGCCGTTGCGCACCTGCACCGCCTCGGCGTCGGGCCGCTGCGCCTCGGCGCCCGCAGCGGCGATCCACTGCGGCGCGTCGCCGCCGATCTACCCGGTGCCAAGATCGAAACGGTCCAGGTCGACGTACGGGATCCGGCCGCTCTGGCGGACTTCTGCACCGGCACCTCCCTGGTGGTCAACTGTGCCGGGCCGACGTACGAGCTGAAGGAGGCGGTCGCGGCGGCGGCGCTGGCGGCCGACGCGCACTGTGTCGACGTGGCCGGTGACGACCCGGTCCACGAGGCCCTGACCGGCGGCGGTGTCCCCGACAGCGGCCGTACGGTGGTGCTGTCCGCCGGCACCCTGCCCGGCCTGTCCAGCCTGCTGCCGCGCTGGCTCGCCAGCACCGAGTTCGACGACGTCGGCACGCTGACCGCCTGGGTCGGTGGTGTCGAACACTGTTCCCCGGTGGTCGCCATCGACATGATGCTGTCGCTGCGCTCCGGTGGTGCCGCCGGTGCGGCGTACGGCGAGGCCAACGCCGCCTGGCGGGGCGGGGCGGTACGGTCCCGGGCGCTGCGTCCGGCCGAGGAAGCGACCGTGCCGCAGTTCACCGGATCCGTCGCGGTGCAACCGTTCCTCAGCGCCGAGACCCGCCGACTGGCCCGTGCGCTGCGGCTGCGCGACGTCGACTGGCTCAACGTCTACCCGGGGCCCCAGGTGCGGACGCTGCTGGCCGCGCTGCCGGCCGCCGCCAGCGTCGGGGCCGACGAGGCGGACCTCGCCCGGCGGATGATCCGCGCCGCTGAGCTGGACCTCGCCGGCCGCTGCCCCTACTACCAGATGGTCTTCACGATGGGCGGTACGCGCGGCGGCGTCCCCGTCGAGCGGACCGCCGTGCTGCGGGCCACCAGCAGCTACCGCCTCACCGGGCTGGTCGGTGCGCTGGCCGCCGTGGCGGTACTCGACGGCGACGTACCACCCGGAGTGCACTTCGCCGCCGACGTGCTGGACCCGGCGGCCGCGGTCGCCGCGCTGCGCGGGTCGGGGGAGCCGCTCACCGTGCGGCTGGTCGACGGCGACACCGCCGACGACACCGAGGAGGGCACGCTGTGA
- a CDS encoding class I SAM-dependent methyltransferase produces the protein MRDYYSPVAEFYEMVAARQATSSGPALAAALTGVDPSAGPVVEIGAGTGRVTEIIAAALPSARIVAVEPSTAMRAVLTSRVAADDGLRQRVTVVDAAAPDLPLPATICAAVVFGVAGHLDEAARIRLWRLLRSRLAPGGVVVVELMGVRQPREIPSALSIRDSIGRHDYEWWVAGSPAGGDLMRFTTTWRVYRSGRLVREVTDSYDWHTIDGDQLARESGMVSRPAAAVTGAGAPEVVVLATA, from the coding sequence GTGCGTGACTACTACTCGCCGGTGGCCGAGTTCTACGAGATGGTCGCCGCCCGACAGGCGACCAGCAGCGGACCGGCCCTGGCCGCCGCGCTCACCGGTGTCGACCCGTCAGCCGGGCCGGTCGTCGAGATCGGTGCCGGTACCGGTCGGGTCACCGAGATCATCGCCGCGGCGCTGCCGAGCGCGCGGATCGTGGCGGTCGAGCCGTCCACCGCGATGCGGGCGGTGCTGACCAGCCGGGTCGCGGCCGACGACGGGCTGCGGCAACGGGTCACCGTGGTCGACGCCGCCGCACCGGACCTGCCGCTGCCCGCCACCATCTGCGCCGCCGTGGTGTTCGGCGTCGCCGGTCACCTCGACGAAGCAGCGCGGATCCGACTGTGGCGGCTGCTACGGAGCCGGCTCGCGCCCGGCGGTGTGGTGGTGGTCGAGCTGATGGGCGTACGGCAGCCGCGGGAGATCCCGTCGGCGCTGTCGATCCGCGATTCGATCGGCCGGCACGACTACGAGTGGTGGGTCGCCGGTAGCCCGGCCGGCGGTGACCTGATGCGGTTCACCACCACCTGGCGGGTGTACCGCTCCGGTCGGTTGGTGCGTGAGGTGACCGACAGCTACGACTGGCACACCATCGACGGCGACCAGCTCGCCCGCGAGTCCGGCATGGTCAGCCGGCCCGCCGCCGCCGTCACCGGCGCCGGAGCCCCAGAGGTGGTCGTCCTTGCCACCGCATGA